In the genome of Falsirhodobacter halotolerans, one region contains:
- a CDS encoding helix-turn-helix domain-containing protein, whose protein sequence is MTSAPTDRIIDVLEYVMNAPAGPVKQVDIARDLGLAPATLNRIVRILSDRGYLFRTSEKYLIKNFTLDRIVPMSAAYLAELQTTLTSLTDRLGAAAEVIVVAGHELLWHSRTPHPDRAITIWAREGFRRSLFEFDALSCLYLSTLAPERLGEGFFIGGFFDTSTRGATRQISWLESEDVERAVTAARGRTFVSDAAGNHFGIRRFATIIRDAEGRFLHLLSIADAATSVTAETEHRIEAALEEERARLERILQHEHRTARLAGSGHLRLVR, encoded by the coding sequence ATGACGAGCGCGCCCACCGACCGCATAATCGACGTTCTGGAATACGTCATGAATGCCCCCGCAGGGCCGGTGAAGCAGGTGGACATCGCGCGCGATCTGGGTCTCGCCCCCGCCACGCTCAACCGCATCGTGCGGATCTTGTCCGACCGCGGCTATCTGTTCCGCACAAGCGAGAAGTATCTGATCAAGAACTTCACGCTGGACCGCATCGTCCCGATGTCCGCGGCCTATCTGGCCGAACTTCAGACCACCCTCACCTCGCTGACGGACCGTCTTGGGGCTGCGGCCGAGGTGATCGTCGTCGCGGGGCATGAGCTTTTGTGGCATTCCCGCACACCGCATCCCGACCGCGCCATCACGATCTGGGCACGCGAGGGGTTTCGACGCAGCCTGTTCGAATTCGACGCCCTGTCCTGCCTCTATCTCTCCACACTTGCGCCCGAACGTCTGGGCGAAGGGTTCTTCATCGGCGGGTTCTTCGACACCTCGACCCGTGGGGCGACCCGCCAGATTTCCTGGCTTGAATCGGAGGACGTTGAACGCGCGGTCACCGCCGCGCGGGGCCGGACCTTCGTCAGTGACGCCGCGGGCAACCATTTCGGGATCCGCCGCTTCGCCACCATCATCCGCGACGCCGAAGGGCGGTTCCTGCACCTTTTGTCGATCGCCGACGCGGCAACCTCGGTCACCGCCGAAACCGAACACCGGATAGAGGCCGCGCTTGAAGAGGAGCGCGCCCGTCTGGAACGGATCCTGCAACACGAACACCGCACGGCACGCCTTGCGGGATCGGGGCATCTGCGCCTCGTCCGATAA
- a CDS encoding extracellular solute-binding protein — MKRRTLLVAALLSASALAPVGAAAQQQEVNVLMFSMPVTLGLQKLAGDFEAETGIKANIEVVGQNVFESRITLSFTGGGGDVDVVHTPGIQVQRWVQAGWLAPMTDAVAALPEADDIIPSTLESFKVDGDTWGVPFFAETGLLAYRKDLLDAAGKAPPTTWEEMLDVAAAVDSPQTAGVVMRAAPGQGFNMFVFPMIMRAYGGEFFADYPDDLTPAINSPQTLEALNLYVDLLAKYGPDGIGSFNFPEVVAAMQAGQAAMTVDGTSITSQIVDASKSQFADRIQLALPPAGPEGRSPALAVHGLGISGAARNADAAATFIAWATSPETMTKLALNEAYPDFTRASIAQDPAVQEKYAAIQSDFLDLRVAALGEARSDYRPLIPEWPEIGAVIGENINAAVNGLIDPEEALETASDEMGYITGQ; from the coding sequence ATGAAACGTCGAACCCTGCTGGTTGCCGCCTTGCTGTCGGCCAGCGCCCTTGCCCCGGTGGGCGCCGCCGCCCAGCAGCAGGAGGTGAACGTCCTGATGTTCTCCATGCCCGTGACGCTGGGCCTGCAGAAGCTTGCGGGGGATTTCGAAGCTGAAACCGGCATCAAGGCCAATATCGAGGTGGTCGGCCAGAACGTGTTTGAAAGCCGCATCACCCTGTCCTTCACCGGCGGCGGCGGTGATGTGGATGTCGTGCACACCCCCGGCATCCAAGTGCAACGGTGGGTGCAGGCCGGATGGCTCGCCCCGATGACGGACGCCGTGGCCGCGCTGCCCGAGGCGGACGACATCATCCCGTCCACGCTGGAATCCTTCAAGGTGGACGGGGACACCTGGGGCGTGCCCTTCTTTGCCGAAACCGGACTTCTCGCCTATCGCAAGGATCTGCTGGACGCCGCCGGAAAGGCCCCGCCCACCACGTGGGAGGAGATGCTGGACGTGGCCGCCGCCGTCGACAGCCCGCAGACGGCCGGCGTCGTGATGCGCGCGGCCCCCGGTCAGGGCTTCAACATGTTCGTCTTTCCGATGATCATGCGCGCCTATGGCGGGGAATTCTTTGCCGATTATCCCGACGACCTGACCCCCGCCATCAATTCGCCCCAGACGCTGGAGGCGCTGAACCTTTATGTCGATCTTCTGGCCAAATACGGTCCCGACGGCATCGGCAGCTTCAACTTCCCCGAGGTGGTGGCCGCGATGCAGGCGGGGCAGGCGGCGATGACGGTGGATGGAACCTCCATCACCAGCCAGATCGTGGATGCCAGCAAAAGCCAGTTCGCGGACCGTATCCAGCTTGCGCTGCCCCCGGCCGGCCCCGAAGGCCGCTCGCCCGCTTTGGCCGTGCACGGTCTGGGGATCAGCGGCGCGGCCCGCAACGCCGACGCTGCGGCGACATTCATCGCCTGGGCCACGTCGCCGGAAACGATGACCAAGCTTGCGCTGAACGAAGCCTATCCCGACTTTACCCGCGCCTCCATCGCGCAGGATCCGGCGGTGCAGGAGAAATACGCCGCCATCCAGTCCGACTTTCTGGACCTGCGCGTGGCGGCCCTGGGCGAGGCGCGCAGCGACTACCGCCCGCTGATCCCCGAATGGCCGGAGATCGGCGCCGTGATCGGTGAAAACATCAACGCCGCCGTGAACGGCCTGATCGACCCCGAAGAGGCGCTGGAAACCGCCAGCGACGAAATGGGCTACATCACCGGCCAGTGA
- a CDS encoding carbohydrate ABC transporter permease — protein sequence MTSTRASAAMDRSYRMMLLPASLAVGVFAIAPLAGMFLLSVTDYHLIRGWSGKISLDNFLRLAGDRRFISSVYIMAALSVFGVIAQVVIGTMIAVGLERIVKSWRFARGIFVIPFAVPHIAVALIWLSLFTPTLSPINAFFDIFGIPVPAMLTSQTGAIAAIVIADTWATYPFVMLIVLAALQGISPDLDEAAAIDGASRVKTFFLITLPLLYPTLLMVALFRFIETLKHFPLIFVMTNGGPGRATQATNYYAYIQTFQNSNAAYGAAIAVFLFVFAGAISFYIARANARLSDA from the coding sequence ATGACATCGACCCGTGCCTCGGCTGCGATGGATCGCAGCTATCGCATGATGCTGCTTCCGGCATCCCTTGCCGTGGGCGTCTTCGCCATCGCGCCCCTGGCGGGAATGTTCCTGTTGTCGGTGACCGATTACCATCTGATCCGGGGATGGAGCGGCAAGATCAGCCTGGACAACTTCCTGCGGCTGGCGGGCGACCGTCGGTTCATCTCCTCGGTCTATATCATGGCCGCGCTCAGCGTGTTCGGGGTGATCGCTCAGGTCGTGATCGGCACCATGATCGCCGTCGGTCTGGAACGGATCGTGAAATCCTGGCGGTTCGCGCGGGGCATCTTCGTGATCCCCTTCGCCGTGCCGCATATTGCAGTGGCGCTGATCTGGCTGTCGCTGTTCACGCCCACCCTGTCACCGATCAACGCGTTCTTCGACATCTTCGGCATTCCGGTGCCCGCGATGCTGACCAGCCAGACGGGGGCCATCGCCGCCATCGTCATCGCCGACACCTGGGCCACCTATCCCTTCGTCATGCTGATCGTCCTGGCCGCGCTTCAGGGCATCTCGCCCGATCTGGACGAGGCGGCGGCGATCGACGGGGCAAGCCGGGTGAAGACGTTCTTCCTGATCACCCTGCCGCTGTTGTATCCCACGCTTCTGATGGTCGCGCTGTTCCGCTTCATTGAGACGTTGAAGCATTTCCCCCTGATCTTCGTGATGACCAATGGCGGGCCGGGACGCGCGACGCAGGCGACGAACTACTACGCCTACATCCAGACGTTCCAGAATTCCAACGCCGCCTATGGTGCCGCGATCGCGGTGTTCCTGTTCGTCTTCGCCGGAGCGATCAGCTTCTATATCGCCCGCGCCAATGCGAGGTTGTCCGATGCGTGA
- a CDS encoding carbohydrate ABC transporter permease yields the protein MRDLSPSYRVKKGAGVIVMLALLAFSLLPILWTLILSLRPATQLFEPIWQSPTALKLENFGAIARSDFPRALMNSFITAGSSTLLALLLGVPGAFALSKRRFAGKFFASWLLLLLRMAPPVGFVIPLFLFYVNTGLIDTYTGLIVAYTSLTLPFVVWSMWTSFNQIPNELVEAGLMDGASLWQVLRLIVIPAARPGLVAAGVLSFLLAWNDFFFALVITRADTTTAPVAVMNFVSYASVDWGAIAVAALALTLPIVPVIIIANKYIVQSLGGAVKG from the coding sequence ATGCGTGACCTGTCCCCATCCTACCGCGTCAAGAAGGGGGCGGGCGTTATCGTCATGCTGGCCCTGTTGGCGTTTTCCCTTCTGCCGATCCTGTGGACGTTGATCCTGTCCCTGCGCCCCGCGACACAACTGTTCGAGCCGATCTGGCAGTCCCCCACCGCCCTGAAGCTGGAGAATTTCGGCGCCATCGCCCGGTCGGATTTTCCGCGCGCGCTGATGAACAGCTTCATCACGGCGGGGTCGTCCACGCTCCTCGCCCTTCTGCTGGGCGTGCCGGGGGCCTTCGCCTTGTCCAAGCGGCGATTCGCGGGCAAGTTCTTTGCGTCGTGGCTGCTGTTGCTGCTGCGCATGGCGCCGCCCGTGGGCTTCGTGATCCCGTTGTTTTTGTTTTACGTGAACACCGGGCTGATCGACACCTATACGGGGCTGATCGTGGCCTACACCTCGCTGACGCTGCCCTTCGTCGTGTGGTCGATGTGGACCTCGTTCAACCAGATCCCGAACGAGCTGGTGGAGGCCGGCCTGATGGACGGCGCGTCGCTGTGGCAGGTGCTGCGCCTGATCGTCATTCCCGCCGCGCGCCCCGGTCTGGTGGCCGCGGGGGTGCTCAGCTTCCTGCTGGCATGGAACGACTTCTTCTTCGCGCTGGTCATCACGCGCGCCGACACGACGACGGCCCCGGTGGCGGTGATGAACTTCGTCTCCTATGCCAGCGTCGATTGGGGGGCCATCGCGGTCGCCGCCCTTGCCCTGACGCTGCCCATCGTGCCCGTCATCATCATCGCCAACAAATATATCGTCCAGTCGCTCGGCGGCGCGGTCAAAGGCTGA